Proteins found in one Bacillus subtilis subsp. subtilis str. 168 genomic segment:
- the ywcH gene encoding putative monooxygenase (Evidence 3: Putative function from multiple computational evidences; PubMedId: 10913069, 15774866; Product type e: enzyme): MVSLSILDQSPVSEGSNAETALQQTVALAQAAEDLGYKRFWVSEHHFSKRLAGSSPEVLISHIAAKTKRIRVGSGGVMLPHYSAYKVAENFRVLEGLTPGRIDLGLGRAPGGMPIASWALNDGGKRNADQYPQQIKELTMYLHDLADDKHRFPNLTAAPHISTAPDVWLLGSSGESALLAAESGAGYMFAHFINGEGGEGTVRQYKRRFKPSVLGDTPRAAVAVFVLCADTEEKAEELGAVLDFTLLAGEQGIPLEGVPSYEAVRKNTYSPYEQRRIADNRNRMIVGTKEQVKERLLALSNAYETEEIMVVTITHHFEDKLRSYRLLQEAFAD; this comes from the coding sequence ATGGTTTCATTAAGTATATTAGATCAATCTCCAGTATCAGAGGGCAGCAATGCAGAAACGGCCTTACAGCAAACCGTTGCGCTTGCCCAAGCTGCTGAGGACCTTGGATATAAGAGATTTTGGGTTTCTGAGCATCACTTTTCAAAACGGCTGGCAGGGTCCAGTCCTGAGGTGCTAATCAGTCATATAGCAGCGAAAACAAAGCGAATTCGTGTTGGATCAGGAGGAGTCATGCTGCCGCATTACAGTGCTTATAAAGTAGCTGAAAACTTTCGTGTTCTGGAGGGGCTGACACCAGGAAGAATTGACCTGGGGCTTGGCAGAGCACCGGGGGGAATGCCGATTGCATCATGGGCGCTGAATGACGGTGGTAAGCGCAATGCTGATCAGTATCCGCAGCAAATTAAGGAGCTGACCATGTATTTGCATGATTTGGCGGATGACAAACACCGTTTTCCGAATCTGACCGCTGCGCCGCATATTTCAACGGCTCCGGATGTGTGGCTGCTCGGCTCATCTGGAGAAAGCGCGCTGCTCGCAGCTGAATCTGGCGCTGGCTATATGTTTGCCCATTTTATCAATGGAGAGGGCGGAGAGGGTACTGTCAGACAGTATAAGAGGCGATTCAAACCGTCTGTGTTAGGAGATACGCCTCGAGCGGCAGTTGCTGTTTTTGTTCTTTGTGCTGACACGGAGGAGAAGGCAGAGGAGCTTGGGGCTGTGCTTGATTTTACACTTTTGGCGGGAGAGCAGGGTATTCCTTTAGAGGGAGTTCCTTCGTATGAAGCTGTTCGGAAAAATACGTATTCTCCTTATGAACAGAGACGAATTGCTGATAATCGAAATCGAATGATTGTTGGTACGAAAGAACAGGTTAAGGAGCGGCTGTTAGCTTTGAGTAACGCGTATGAAACAGAGGAAATCATGGTGGTGACCATCACGCATCATTTTGAAGATAAGCTCCGATCGTATCGCTTATTGCAGGAGGCGTTTGCTGACTGA
- the nfrAA gene encoding FMN-containing NADPH-linked nitro/flavin reductase (Evidence 1a: Function from experimental evidences in the studied strain; PubMedId: 9535080, 9836433, 10913069, 15774866, 20727352, 20862523, 24847778, 25288929; Product type e: enzyme): MNNTIETILNHRSIRSFTDQLLTAEEIDTLVKSAQAASTSSYVQAYSIIGVSDPEKKRELSVLAGNQPYVEKNGHFFVFCADLYRHQQLAEEKGEHISELLENTEMFMVSLIDAALAAQNMSIAAESMGLGICYIGGIRNELDKVTEVLQTPDHVLPLFGLAVGHPANLSGKKPRLPKQAVYHENTYNVNTDDFRHTMNTYDKTISDYYRERTNGKREETWSDQILNFMKQKPRTYLNDYVKEKGFNKN; this comes from the coding sequence ATGAATAACACAATCGAAACCATTTTGAATCATCGGTCAATCCGGTCTTTTACTGATCAGCTTTTGACAGCTGAAGAAATTGATACATTAGTGAAAAGTGCGCAGGCTGCGTCTACATCCAGCTATGTGCAGGCATATTCGATTATCGGGGTTTCTGATCCTGAGAAAAAACGTGAGCTGTCCGTGCTTGCTGGGAATCAGCCTTACGTTGAGAAGAACGGACACTTTTTTGTATTTTGTGCGGATTTGTACCGCCATCAACAACTGGCTGAGGAAAAAGGTGAACATATTTCTGAGCTGCTCGAGAATACAGAAATGTTTATGGTTAGCTTGATTGATGCGGCGCTGGCAGCGCAAAATATGAGCATTGCCGCTGAATCCATGGGGCTTGGCATTTGCTATATCGGCGGCATTCGGAATGAATTGGACAAGGTGACAGAGGTGCTGCAAACGCCTGACCATGTGCTCCCGCTTTTCGGACTGGCAGTAGGCCATCCTGCGAACCTTTCCGGCAAAAAACCGAGATTGCCAAAGCAGGCCGTTTATCATGAAAATACGTATAATGTGAACACAGACGATTTCCGTCATACTATGAATACGTATGACAAAACCATTTCTGATTACTATAGAGAAAGAACAAACGGGAAGCGGGAAGAAACGTGGTCCGATCAAATACTGAACTTTATGAAGCAAAAGCCGCGTACGTATTTAAATGACTACGTGAAAGAAAAGGGCTTTAATAAAAACTAA
- the rodA gene encoding glycosyltransferase involved in extension of the lateral walls of the cell (Evidence 1a: Function from experimental evidences in the studied strain; PubMedId: 9622350, 15612918, 15849754, 16850406, 28085152; Product type e: enzyme), with product MSRYKKQQSPFYQGDLIFIFGVFFIISVVSIYAAGQFGQYGNTDWIQQIVFYLLGAVAITVLLYFDLEQLEKLSLYIFIIGILSLIILKISPESIAPVIKGAKSWFRIGRITIQPSEFMKVGLIMMLASVIGKANPKGVRTLRDDIHLLLKIAGVAVIPVGLILMQDAGTAGICMFIVLVMVFMSGINWKLIAIIAGSGILLISLILLVMINFPDVAKSVGIQDYQIKRVTSWVSASNETQEDSNDSWQVDQAIMAIGSGGILGNGISNLKVYVPESTTDFIFSIIGESFGFIGCAIVVIMFFFLIYRLVVLIDKIHPFNRFASFFCVGYTALIVIHTFQNIGMNIGIMPVTGIPLLFVSYGGSSTLSTLIGFGIVYNASVQLTKYRSYLFNS from the coding sequence ATGAGTCGATATAAGAAACAGCAAAGCCCCTTTTACCAGGGGGATTTGATTTTTATATTTGGTGTGTTTTTTATTATAAGCGTAGTATCAATATATGCTGCCGGTCAGTTTGGGCAGTATGGGAACACGGATTGGATTCAGCAAATTGTGTTTTATCTTTTGGGGGCTGTAGCCATTACAGTTCTTTTGTACTTTGATTTAGAACAGCTTGAAAAGTTAAGTTTATATATTTTTATCATTGGTATTTTATCTTTGATTATTCTTAAAATCAGTCCCGAGTCTATTGCACCTGTTATTAAAGGGGCAAAAAGTTGGTTTAGGATCGGTAGAATAACAATACAGCCGTCAGAGTTTATGAAGGTTGGTTTGATTATGATGCTTGCTTCAGTTATTGGAAAAGCAAATCCTAAAGGAGTTCGGACGCTTAGGGATGATATCCACTTGTTATTAAAGATTGCGGGTGTCGCAGTTATTCCTGTAGGTCTTATCCTGATGCAGGATGCTGGGACTGCGGGAATATGTATGTTTATCGTTCTTGTAATGGTTTTTATGTCAGGGATAAATTGGAAATTGATTGCGATCATAGCTGGTTCAGGTATCTTACTCATTTCATTAATTTTATTAGTAATGATAAACTTTCCTGACGTTGCTAAATCAGTTGGAATACAGGATTATCAAATTAAGCGGGTCACTTCTTGGGTGTCTGCTTCAAATGAGACACAGGAAGATTCAAATGACAGCTGGCAAGTTGACCAGGCCATCATGGCAATAGGATCTGGTGGTATTTTAGGTAATGGTATTTCTAATTTGAAGGTTTATGTTCCAGAGAGTACGACTGACTTTATCTTTTCTATAATAGGTGAGTCATTTGGCTTTATAGGCTGTGCAATTGTTGTCATCATGTTCTTCTTTTTAATCTACAGGCTTGTTGTTCTGATAGACAAAATACATCCGTTTAACCGTTTCGCTTCTTTCTTTTGCGTTGGCTATACGGCGTTAATTGTGATCCACACATTCCAGAATATCGGAATGAACATTGGCATTATGCCTGTTACCGGGATTCCGCTGCTGTTTGTCAGCTATGGGGGAAGCTCGACACTTTCCACGTTAATCGGATTTGGGATTGTATATAATGCAAGTGTGCAGCTGACGAAATACAGAAGTTATCTTTTTAATTCTTGA
- the ywcE gene encoding holin-like protein required for proper spore morphogenesis and germination (Evidence 1a: Function from experimental evidences in the studied strain; PubMedId: 16159778; Product type f: factor): MMDMFFAYLLVASATPLFIWLDNKKVALSAIPPIILMWVFFFFYATESLSPLGHTLMIILFAVNVIVAHIAAFIIYGLPYLRRKRSS, encoded by the coding sequence ATGATGGACATGTTTTTTGCTTACTTATTGGTTGCCAGCGCAACGCCTCTCTTTATTTGGCTTGATAACAAAAAAGTCGCACTCTCAGCTATTCCGCCAATCATTTTAATGTGGGTATTCTTCTTCTTTTACGCAACAGAAAGCCTTTCTCCACTTGGACACACTCTCATGATTATCTTGTTTGCCGTTAACGTCATTGTCGCTCATATCGCCGCATTTATCATTTACGGCCTTCCGTATCTTCGCAGAAAGCGAAGCAGCTGA
- the qoxD gene encoding cytochrome aa3-600 quinol oxidase (subunit IV) (Evidence 1a: Function from experimental evidences in the studied strain; PubMedId: 1316894, 7495838, 7575098, 10551842, 15849754, 16850406, 26196462; Product type e: enzyme), with protein MANKSAEHSHFPWKHIVGFILSIVLTLLALWVAVYTDLSSSAKLWIIFGFAFIQAALQLLMFMHMTESENGTIQVGNTLFGFFGAIVIVLGSIWIFAAHYHHGDHMDGNPPGGAEHSEHSGHNE; from the coding sequence ATGGCAAACAAATCTGCTGAACACAGTCACTTTCCATGGAAACACATTGTAGGTTTTATCCTGTCTATCGTTTTGACCCTGCTGGCTCTATGGGTTGCAGTGTATACTGACCTGAGCTCATCAGCAAAACTTTGGATTATCTTCGGCTTCGCCTTCATTCAGGCGGCGCTGCAGCTTCTCATGTTCATGCATATGACAGAGAGCGAAAACGGCACGATCCAAGTCGGAAACACGCTGTTCGGATTCTTTGGCGCGATCGTTATCGTACTTGGATCCATCTGGATTTTCGCGGCTCACTATCACCATGGTGACCATATGGACGGAAATCCTCCTGGAGGCGCTGAACACTCAGAGCATTCAGGCCATAACGAATAA
- the qoxC gene encoding cytochrome aa3-600 quinol oxidase (subunit III) (Evidence 1a: Function from experimental evidences in the studied strain; PubMedId: 1316894, 7495838, 7575098, 10551842, 15849754, 16850406, 26196462; Product type e: enzyme), with protein MEHAEHGNSNAPMEYQSETGRLNILGFWIFLGAEIVLFSTLFATFFVLKNRTAGGVLPDELFEVNLVMIMTFLLLISSFTCGIAVHEMRRGSLKGVVIWTIITLLLGAGFVGCEINEFVHYVHEGAALSTSAFWSGFFVLLGTHGTHVTIGIFWITGILIQLKKRGLTPQTSSKIFISSLYWHFLDVVWIFIFTGVYLMGLGGL; from the coding sequence ATGGAACATGCAGAACACGGCAATTCTAACGCGCCTATGGAATATCAATCTGAAACCGGCAGACTTAATATTCTCGGGTTTTGGATCTTTTTAGGGGCAGAAATTGTGTTGTTCTCAACACTATTTGCAACCTTCTTCGTTCTTAAAAACAGAACAGCTGGAGGTGTCTTGCCAGACGAACTATTTGAAGTCAATCTGGTAATGATTATGACGTTCTTGCTGCTGATCAGCAGCTTTACCTGCGGGATCGCTGTTCATGAAATGCGCCGCGGAAGTTTAAAAGGCGTAGTCATTTGGACAATTATCACTCTTCTTCTCGGTGCCGGCTTCGTCGGATGCGAGATCAACGAGTTTGTTCACTATGTACATGAAGGAGCGGCTCTCAGTACAAGTGCGTTCTGGTCTGGATTCTTTGTTTTACTTGGAACTCACGGAACTCACGTAACAATCGGGATTTTCTGGATCACAGGAATTCTGATTCAGTTGAAGAAACGCGGCTTAACTCCGCAAACTTCATCTAAAATCTTTATCTCAAGCTTGTACTGGCACTTCTTAGATGTTGTATGGATTTTCATCTTTACAGGTGTCTATCTCATGGGATTGGGGGGTCTGTAA
- the qoxB gene encoding cytochrome aa3-600 quinol oxidase (subunit I) (Evidence 1a: Function from experimental evidences in the studied strain; PubMedId: 1316894, 7495838, 7575098, 10551842, 15849754, 16850406, 22720735, 26196462; Product type e: enzyme) has product MKFKWDEFFVTGDPLILGAQVSIALSTIAIIFVLTYFKKWKWLWSEWITTVDHKKLGIMYIISAVIMLFRGGVDGLMMRAQLALPNNSFLDSNHYNEIFTTHGTIMIIFMAMPFLIGLINVVVPLQIGARDVAFPYLNNLSFWTFFVGAMLFNISFVIGGSPNAGWTSYMPLASNDMSPGPGENYYLLGLQIAGIGTLMTGINFMVTILKMRTKGMTLMRMPMFTWTTLITMVIIVFAFPVLTVALALLSFDRLFGAHFFTLEAGGMPMLWANLFWIWGHPEVYIVILPAFGIFSEIISSFARKQLFGYKAMVGSIIAISVLSFLVWTHHFFTMGNSASVNSFFSITTMAISIPTGVKIFNWLFTMYKGRISFTTPMLWALAFIPNFVIGGVTGVMLAMAAADYQYHNTYFLVSHFHYVLIAGTVFACFAGFIFWYPKMFGHKLNERIGKWFFWIFMIGFNICFFPQYFLGLQGMPRRIYTYGPNDGWTTLNFISTVGAFMMGVGFLILCYNIYYSFRYSTREISGDSWGVGRTLDWATSSAIPPHYNFAVLPEVKSQDAFLHMKEEKTELYPESKFKKIHMPSNSGRPFFMSVAFGLAGFGLVFEWYWMGVVGLIGVLLCMVLRSFEYDNGYYISVDEIKETERKISE; this is encoded by the coding sequence ATGAAATTCAAATGGGACGAATTTTTCGTAACTGGTGACCCATTAATTCTGGGCGCACAAGTTTCCATTGCGCTTTCAACCATTGCCATTATTTTTGTTCTGACTTACTTCAAAAAGTGGAAATGGCTGTGGTCTGAATGGATAACTACTGTTGACCATAAAAAACTCGGAATCATGTATATTATATCTGCTGTAATTATGTTATTCCGTGGCGGTGTCGACGGTCTGATGATGCGTGCCCAGCTAGCGCTTCCGAATAACAGTTTTTTAGACTCAAACCACTATAATGAAATTTTTACAACTCACGGTACAATCATGATCATCTTCATGGCGATGCCGTTCTTAATCGGTCTTATCAACGTTGTTGTGCCTCTTCAAATCGGTGCCCGCGACGTTGCGTTCCCTTACTTGAACAACCTGAGCTTCTGGACGTTCTTTGTAGGGGCGATGCTTTTCAATATTTCTTTCGTTATCGGAGGTTCTCCGAACGCAGGCTGGACGAGTTATATGCCGCTTGCAAGTAACGACATGAGCCCTGGGCCGGGTGAGAACTACTACCTCCTCGGACTTCAGATTGCCGGTATCGGTACCCTGATGACAGGGATCAACTTTATGGTAACAATCTTAAAAATGAGAACAAAAGGCATGACATTAATGCGTATGCCGATGTTCACATGGACAACACTGATCACAATGGTTATTATCGTGTTTGCGTTCCCTGTACTTACAGTAGCATTAGCACTTTTATCATTTGATCGTTTGTTCGGCGCTCACTTTTTCACATTGGAAGCAGGCGGTATGCCGATGCTTTGGGCTAACTTGTTCTGGATTTGGGGACATCCTGAAGTATATATCGTTATTCTTCCGGCGTTTGGTATTTTCTCAGAAATCATCTCAAGCTTTGCAAGAAAACAATTGTTTGGTTACAAAGCGATGGTTGGTTCTATTATCGCCATCTCTGTATTGAGTTTCTTAGTTTGGACTCACCACTTCTTCACAATGGGGAACAGTGCGTCCGTTAACTCATTCTTCTCAATTACGACAATGGCAATCTCAATCCCAACCGGGGTTAAAATCTTTAACTGGCTCTTTACAATGTATAAAGGCCGAATCAGCTTTACAACACCTATGCTGTGGGCGCTTGCGTTCATTCCTAACTTCGTTATCGGCGGGGTTACAGGGGTTATGCTTGCGATGGCAGCAGCGGATTATCAATACCATAATACGTACTTCCTTGTATCTCACTTCCACTATGTGCTGATTGCGGGTACTGTATTTGCTTGTTTCGCCGGATTTATTTTCTGGTATCCAAAAATGTTCGGCCACAAGCTGAACGAAAGAATCGGAAAATGGTTCTTCTGGATCTTTATGATCGGGTTCAATATTTGTTTCTTCCCGCAATATTTCTTGGGGCTTCAAGGCATGCCGCGCCGTATTTACACATACGGACCGAATGACGGCTGGACAACATTGAACTTTATCTCAACAGTCGGAGCTTTCATGATGGGTGTAGGATTCTTAATCCTTTGCTATAACATCTACTACAGCTTCCGTTACTCTACTCGTGAAATCAGCGGAGATTCATGGGGTGTGGGACGTACGCTTGATTGGGCGACTTCTTCTGCGATTCCGCCGCATTACAACTTTGCGGTGCTTCCTGAAGTCAAATCTCAAGATGCATTCCTGCATATGAAAGAAGAAAAAACTGAATTATACCCTGAAAGCAAATTCAAGAAAATCCATATGCCAAGCAACTCAGGCAGACCGTTCTTTATGTCTGTTGCCTTCGGTCTCGCAGGCTTTGGACTTGTCTTTGAATGGTACTGGATGGGCGTAGTCGGATTGATCGGAGTCCTGCTCTGCATGGTTCTGCGTTCATTCGAATACGACAACGGCTACTACATTAGTGTTGATGAAATAAAAGAGACGGAAAGAAAGATTTCCGAATAA
- the qoxA gene encoding cytochrome aa3-600 quinol oxidase (subunit II) (Evidence 1a: Function from experimental evidences in the studied strain; PubMedId: 1316894, 7495838, 7575098, 10551842, 22720735, 26196462; Product type e : enzyme), which yields MIFLFRALKPLLVLALLTVVFVLGGCSNASVLDPKGPVAEQQSDLILLSIGFMLFIVGVVFVLFTIILVKYRDRKGKDNGSYNPEIHGNTFLEVVWTVIPILIVIALSVPTVQTIYSLEKAPEATKDKEPLVVYATSVDWKWVFSYPEQDIETVNYLNIPVDRPILFKISSADSMASLWIPQLGGQKYAMAGMLMDQYLQADKVGTYEGRNANFTGEHFADQEFDVNAVTEKDFNSWVKKTQNEAPKLTKEKYDELMLPENVDELTFSSTHLKYVDHGQDAEYAMEARKRLGYQAVSPHSKTDPFENVKKNEFKKSDDTEE from the coding sequence GTGATCTTCTTGTTCAGAGCATTAAAACCGTTGCTTGTATTAGCGCTGTTAACTGTGGTTTTCGTCCTTGGGGGATGCAGCAATGCTTCAGTACTAGATCCGAAAGGACCTGTAGCTGAACAGCAAAGTGATTTAATCCTGTTATCTATCGGATTTATGCTGTTTATCGTCGGGGTCGTCTTTGTTCTATTTACCATTATTTTAGTAAAATACCGCGACCGTAAAGGCAAAGATAATGGATCTTATAACCCAGAAATTCACGGTAACACGTTTTTAGAAGTAGTCTGGACAGTGATCCCAATTTTAATCGTCATTGCACTTTCTGTGCCAACAGTACAGACGATATATTCGTTAGAAAAAGCTCCTGAAGCAACAAAAGACAAAGAGCCTCTTGTTGTTTATGCTACTTCGGTAGACTGGAAATGGGTATTTAGCTACCCTGAACAGGATATTGAAACGGTCAACTACTTAAACATTCCTGTCGACCGCCCGATCTTGTTCAAAATCTCATCTGCAGATTCAATGGCTTCGCTATGGATTCCTCAGCTTGGAGGGCAAAAATATGCGATGGCAGGAATGCTGATGGATCAATACTTACAGGCTGACAAAGTGGGTACTTACGAAGGCCGCAACGCGAACTTCACAGGTGAACATTTTGCAGACCAAGAGTTTGATGTGAATGCAGTCACAGAAAAAGACTTTAACAGCTGGGTGAAAAAGACTCAGAACGAGGCTCCTAAGCTGACAAAAGAGAAGTATGATGAATTGATGCTTCCTGAAAATGTGGACGAATTAACGTTCTCTTCTACTCACTTGAAATACGTTGATCACGGACAAGACGCTGAGTACGCGATGGAGGCGCGCAAACGCCTTGGCTATCAAGCCGTTTCACCGCATTCTAAAACAGATCCGTTTGAAAACGTAAAGAAAAACGAATTTAAGAAGTCTGATGATACAGAAGAATGA
- the ywzA gene encoding hypothetical protein (Evidence 4: Unknown function but conserved in other organisms), with protein sequence MSFLISLIVAIIIGWLGSLFVKGDMPGGIIGSMIAGLIGAWIGHGLLGTWGPHLAGFAIIPAVIGAAIVVFLVSLLTRKRG encoded by the coding sequence ATGAGTTTTCTTATTTCACTTATCGTCGCTATTATTATCGGATGGCTTGGAAGCCTGTTTGTAAAAGGAGATATGCCCGGAGGAATTATCGGGTCTATGATCGCAGGTCTTATAGGCGCCTGGATCGGACACGGGCTGCTTGGAACATGGGGGCCGCACCTAGCCGGATTTGCCATTATTCCAGCGGTAATCGGCGCAGCCATTGTTGTCTTTCTAGTAAGCCTGTTAACCAGAAAAAGAGGATAA
- the galT gene encoding galactose-1-phosphate uridyltransferase (Evidence 1a: Function from experimental evidences in the studied strain; PubMedId: 2104611, 9555917, 11790749; Product type e: enzyme), translated as MSIIEHLEQLLEYGLERKLISIWDREYTRNRLYEALGITHPEPNSSTSIKQSQSLPDLLAPIYKWAAETGRMEADTDTYRDLLSAKLMGCFVPAPSEVIRKFEETKALYGPKQATKEFYQYSEDVYYIRTDRIAKNVHWTVPTEYGELEMTINLSKPEKDPKAIAAAKEQEQTNYPMCLLCKENVGFEGSVNHPARQNHRIIPVILEDEQWFLQFSPYVYYPEHCIVLKGEHEPMEISKKTFERLLSFLGQYPHYFIGSNADLPIVGGSILSHDHFQGGAHDFPMARAEAEDVYELNDYPGVSLGLVKWPMSVLRLQGDEPGHVAEAADHIFRTWQTYSDEKAGIAAYTGDTPHNTVTPIARRRGDLYELDIVLRNNRTDEEHPLGIFHPHQEVHHIKKENIGLIEVMGLAILPGRLQEEMKETAAALCSADPKTALEQNPLTAKHSEWALRTMEKRTITKENVDLVIKEELGHVFARILEHAGVFKQTAEGKQAFRRFIDQLGAKPVKSLNR; from the coding sequence ATGAGTATTATTGAACATCTGGAACAGCTGCTTGAGTATGGCCTGGAACGAAAATTGATTTCGATCTGGGATCGGGAATATACGAGAAACCGTCTTTATGAAGCGCTGGGCATCACACATCCCGAGCCGAACTCCAGCACCAGCATCAAGCAGTCACAAAGCCTGCCGGACTTGCTAGCTCCCATCTATAAATGGGCTGCCGAAACCGGCCGAATGGAAGCGGATACAGATACGTACCGTGACCTGCTCAGCGCAAAGCTGATGGGCTGTTTTGTGCCTGCCCCGTCCGAGGTCATTCGCAAATTTGAAGAGACAAAAGCATTATACGGCCCAAAACAGGCGACAAAGGAATTCTATCAATATTCAGAGGATGTCTATTATATACGGACTGACAGAATCGCCAAAAATGTTCATTGGACGGTGCCGACCGAATATGGCGAGCTGGAAATGACCATTAACCTATCAAAGCCTGAAAAGGACCCGAAAGCGATTGCGGCTGCAAAAGAGCAGGAACAGACAAATTATCCGATGTGTTTGCTGTGTAAAGAAAATGTCGGCTTCGAGGGAAGCGTGAATCATCCAGCCCGGCAAAATCACAGAATCATTCCGGTCATCCTTGAGGACGAACAATGGTTCCTGCAATTCTCGCCATATGTCTATTATCCGGAGCACTGCATTGTCTTAAAAGGTGAACATGAACCGATGGAGATCAGCAAAAAAACATTTGAAAGGCTGCTGTCATTTCTTGGCCAATATCCGCATTATTTTATCGGTTCAAACGCGGATCTGCCGATTGTCGGCGGCAGCATCCTAAGCCATGATCATTTCCAAGGCGGCGCGCATGATTTTCCAATGGCACGTGCAGAAGCGGAAGACGTTTATGAATTAAATGATTATCCCGGCGTGTCGCTGGGCTTAGTGAAGTGGCCGATGTCTGTGCTCAGGCTCCAAGGAGACGAACCGGGTCATGTCGCCGAAGCTGCTGACCATATCTTCCGCACGTGGCAGACGTATTCCGATGAAAAAGCCGGCATTGCCGCCTATACAGGCGATACGCCCCATAATACGGTCACACCGATTGCGCGGCGCAGGGGAGACTTGTACGAACTCGATATCGTACTGAGGAACAACCGGACGGATGAGGAGCATCCATTAGGAATATTTCATCCTCATCAAGAAGTCCACCATATTAAAAAAGAAAATATCGGCCTGATTGAGGTCATGGGATTGGCGATATTGCCTGGCCGCTTACAGGAGGAAATGAAAGAAACGGCAGCGGCGCTATGTTCTGCTGATCCGAAAACAGCCTTAGAACAAAATCCGCTCACTGCAAAGCATAGTGAGTGGGCTCTTCGGACGATGGAAAAAAGAACCATAACAAAAGAGAACGTAGATCTAGTCATAAAAGAAGAGCTGGGACATGTATTCGCGCGCATCCTTGAACACGCCGGTGTATTTAAGCAGACAGCAGAGGGAAAACAGGCCTTCAGAAGGTTCATCGATCAGTTGGGCGCCAAACCAGTCAAAAGCCTCAACCGCTAG